From Salvelinus fontinalis isolate EN_2023a chromosome 37, ASM2944872v1, whole genome shotgun sequence, the proteins below share one genomic window:
- the LOC129836257 gene encoding ras-related protein ORAB-1-like: protein MNPEYDYLFKLLLIGDSGVGKSCLLLRFADDTYTESYISTIGVDFKIRTIELDGKTIKLQIWDTAGQERFRTITSSYYRGAHGIIVVYDVTDQESFNNVKQWLQEIDRYASENVNKLLVGNKCDLTTKKVVDYTTAKEFADSLGIPFLETSAKSATNVEQAFMTMAAEIKKRMGPGATTGGNEKSNVKIQSTPVKPASGGCC, encoded by the exons ATGAATCCCGAATA tgacTATTTATTCAAGCTGCTCCTGATCGGTGACTCTGGCGTCGGAAAGTCATGTCTTCTACTCCGATTTGCA gaTGACACATACACAGAAAGCTACATAAGCACAATCGGAGTAGACTTCAAAATACGAACTATAGAATTAGACGGAAAGACCATTAAACTTCAAATC TGGGACACGGCGGGGCAGGAGAGGTTTCGTACGATCACATCCAGCTACTACAGAGGAGCCCACGGCATTATCGTAGTCTACGACGTCACAgaccag GAGTCCTTCAACAATGTCAAGCAGTGGCTACAGGAAATCGACCGCTATGCCAGTGAAAATGTCAACAAGCTATTGGTGGGGAACAAGTGTGACCTGACCACAAAGAAAGTGGTGGATTACACAACAGCAAAG GAGTTTGCAGACTCCCTGGGCATCCCCTTCTTGGAAACGAGTGCCAAGAGCGCCACCAATGTGGAGCAGGCCTTCATGACCATGGCTGCTGAGATCAAGAAGAGGATGGGGCCCGGGGCCACGACCGGAGGCAACGAGAAGTCCAATGTCAAGATCCAGAGTACGCCTGTCAAACCTGCCTCGGGGGGCTGCTGCTGA
- the LOC129836256 gene encoding centrosomal protein of 68 kDa-like, whose amino-acid sequence MALGVDRAFPASISPMESKGCSGRWKTRIPEFIRTGTTTTQHDKDGEKGTGGRDRGGPRKSVTMAPTSRYMSDRRQYSMRKPLVTTTEQQTSILKKSYLQEHPEKERQGEGSSNEAHHHSEFDFQTRWAEQKFPDNFNPSQANISTCSASREDLSTSLGVSDLRACLSHEEPTFSSSYLGSRPGRRSLSSPPLEFRTFSTPLNSKWTSTLLSPLSPSYTPPSRPSRQRWTELRLEAGEVCQSRGRGREMYLNVGPSVGNSNPVLHTMSPHQANYWACAIPSSLPPSPDRRSSSWDPDKEYQALLDYTYPLRPGRVVGGWDTSDAGGGPLIQTDPNLQDSGIDLDRICSSTSLSALDFSLTGTAGVGTARERRMPGIAQRSSELRGLSHPKSSDGRLSSSPLSSADPIGLSVESLDCSGGGGLDPLHRIGEGRYCHHGVSSSTTFIRTTSILPQPGCLRGGAWDEEFWSLPEQLEELRGLSRQVREVTAQLSQPVTASWESLERGTTSVQSSMTLAEKQEAEEERKEQEQNEKEEREGDEKQKEVPISEALQYFNKVSKVVHSGESSQAARNSGSRMEAGVAGRGVSRASLREVEAMVDQLSGLTLPEFQRGSQGEQGHRESLMQHIQTFCSNLEELIQWLYTVVERMEVLAPPSVDIESVKSSLADYKRFQREVNAHQPLTTSVLQTGELLLGCMTSTSPVLKETLGLIERQSRALETHSEHLFSSILSAMDSLTQPREPCGAEETGAGDTDSVEVQGTA is encoded by the exons ATGGCACTGGGAGTTGACAGGGCCTTCCCAGCATCCATCTCCCCGATGGAGTCCAAGGGCTGCAGTGGGCGATGGAAGACCCGGATTCCAGAGTTTATCCGGACGGGGACAACCACAACGCAGCATGACAAAGATGGGGAGAAGGGGACAGGTGGCAGGGACCGGGGTGGTCCCCGAAAGAGTGTTACCATGGCACCCACCTCCAGGTATATGAGTGACAGGAGGCAGTACTCTATGAGGAAACCGCTGGTCACCACCACAGAGCAGCAGACCTCCATCCTAAAGAAATCCTACCTACAGGAGCACCCAGAAAAG GAGCGACAGGGGGAAGGTAGCAGTAATGAAGCACACCATCATAGCGAGTTTGACTTCCAGACCCGATGGGCTGAACAGAAGTTCCCAGACAACTTCAACCCCTCTCAGGCCAACATCTCAACCTGCTCAGCCTCCAGAGAGGACCTTAGCACCTCCCTAGGGGTGTCAGACCTCAGGGCCTGTCTGTCACATGAAGAACCCACCTTCAGCTCATCGTACCTTGGCAGCAGGCCTGGCCGACGCAGCCTCTCCAGCCCACCCCTGGAGTTCCGTACTTTCTCTACTCCACTCAACTCCAAGTGGACCTCCACTCTGCTATCTCCCCTCTCGCCCTCCTACACCCCCCCTTCGCGCCCATCCAGACAGAGATGGACAGAGCTGAGATTGGAAGCAGGTGAAGTTTGTCAATCACGTGGAAGAGGAAGGGAAATGTATCTAAATGTAGGCCCTTCAGTGGGCAACTCCAACCCTGTGCTCCACACCATGTCCCCCCACCAGGCCAACTACTGGGCCTGCGCCATTCCCAgctccctgcccccctccccagACCGACGCTCTTCGAGCTGGGACCCTGATAAGGAGTACCAAGCCCTCCTGGACTACACCTACCCTCTGAGGCCAGGTAGGGTGGTAGGTGGGTGGGATACCTCTGATGCAGGGGGTGGACCTCTAATCCAGACAGACCCAAACCTCCAGGACTCAGGAATAGACCTGGACCGCATCTGCAGCTCCACCAGCCTGTCAGCTTTGGACTTTTCCCTGACTGGCACGGCAGGGGTTGGGACGGCTAGGGAGAGGCGGATGCCGGGTATAGCTCAGAGGTCATCTGAGCTGCGTGGGCTCTCACACCCCAAGTCTTCGGATGGTCGCCTTTCCAGTAGCCCCTTATCTTCTGCGGACCCTATTGGTCTATCCGTGGAGAGTCTGGACTGTAGTGGAGGTGGTGGTCTGGATCCTTTGCATCGTATCGGGGAAGGTCGCTACTGCCATCACGGCGTCTCCTCTTCCACCACGTTCATCCGCACAACCAGTATCCTTCCCCAGCCAGGGTGCCTCAGAGGGGGGGCTTGGGATGAGGAGTTCTGGTCTCTTCCGGAGCAGTTAGAGGAGCTCCGGGGTTTGTCCCGGCAGGTCAGGGAGGTGACGGCCCAACTCAGTCAGCCTGTCACAGCCAGCTGGGAGTCCCTGGAGAGGGGGACCACCTCCGTCCAGTCCTCCATGACCCTGGCTGAGAAacaggaggcagaggaggagagaaaagaacAGGAGCAGAATgaaaaggaagaaagagagggtgatGAGAAGCAGAAAGAGGTGCCCATTTCTGAAGCGCTTCAATACTTTAATAAAG TCTCTAAAGTGGTCCATAGTGGGGAATCCTCCCAAGCAGCCAGAAACTCTGGTTCTAGGATGGAGGCTGGGGTAGCAGGCAGGGGAGTGAGCAGGGCCAGTCTGAGAGAGGTGGAGGCCATGGTGGACCAGCTGAGTGGACTAACCCTGCCTGAGTTCCAGAGGGGGAGCCAGGGGGAGCAGGGACACAGGGAGTCCCTCATGCAGCACATCCAG ACCTTCTGTTCTAACCTGGAGGAGCTCATCCAATGGCTGTACACTGTGGTGGAGAGGATGGAGGTGCTGGCTCCGCCCTCTGTGGACATCGAGAGTGTCAAGTCTTCCCTGGCGGATTATAAG AGGTTTCAGAGAGAAGTAAATGCCCACCAGCCTCTGACCACCTCTGTTCTGCAGACTGGAGAGCTTCTCCTGGGTTGTATGACCTCCACTTCTCCCG TTCTGAAGGAGACCCTTGGTCTTATTGAGAGGCAGTCCAGGGCGTTGGAGACTCACTCAGAGcacctcttctcctctatcctctcggCCATGGACAGCCTGACCCAGCCCAGGGAGCCCTGCGGGGCAGAGGAGACCGGCGCTGGGGACACCGATAGCGTGGAGGTCCAGGGGACAGCTTAG